The Silvibacterium dinghuense DNA window TGCTGGGCCTGCTGTGGAGTCGCTCCGTCCCGCAGCCGCGCAACGATGTTCCAGTCAGGCTCTTTCCACTCCTTCGGATCGGGCTCCCCCGGTGCCCAGAAGTCCACCGTCGCGTTGACATCGTAGTTCGGCTCTTTTGCGTCATCCGGCGATGGCAGAAAGCGGACTCCCGGCGCCATCACGCCAATCACAGTCGGCGGAGTATCCCAGCGGCTGATGCGCACCGTCTTGCCGATGATCTGCCTGTCTCCTCCAAATACGCGCTGCCAGAATTCATATCCCAGCACGATGGCCTTCGTCGGCCCCAGAGAGAAGTCCGTATCGGCAAAGCCTCGGCCTGCCACGGTTTTCAGACCCATGAGACGGAAGTAATCCTTGCTCACCCACATTCCCTGCATGGATTGGCTGCCGTCATTGCGAATCAGGAAATTGAAGGTCCAGTCATAGGCAGCGACGCCCTGCAAGGATGTCGCGTCCTTTTTCCACCCCATCCACTGCTGCGCCGGCCAGCCTCGCGGGCTGTCCATCTTCTGTCCGTCGGTGCGTTCGGATGAGACCAGGAGCAGCTGGTTCGGCTTGCTGTAGGGCGGCGGTGTCAGCAGCACGCCCTGGATCAAACTAAAAATCGCAGACGTGGCGCCGATGCCTAGTGCCAATGTCAGAGCGGCCACGGCGGTGAAGACAGGCGACTTCCTCAGCGTGCGCACGGCATAACGCAGCTCCTGCCACGTATTCTCGATCAGTCCGATACCACCCACCTCGCGGCAATCTTCTTTGATCTGCTCCATGCCGCCGAACTCGAGCCGGGTAAGCCGGCGGGCCTCACTCTCGGAAACCCCGGATCGCACCTTGTCGGCAACCTGTGATTCGAAGTGGAATCGCAACTCTTTGTCGAGATCGATTTCCAGGCGCTTACGTGCGAATAATCTCCCCAGCCAACTCATGAGGCTCCCTCCAATGTTTCCTTGAGAATGAGACCGACCACGCCGGTGAGGCGCTTCCAGTTCTCAGTCTCAGCCTTCAGGTGAGCTCGACCTCTGGCCGTGAGCTCGTAGAACTTGGCTTCACGTCCGGTTTCGGAAGGCTGCCAGTTGGAGCTGAGCAGCTTCTTGTATTCAAGACGATGGAGTGCCGGATAAAGCGATCCCTGCTGGACCTGCAGGGCCTCGCGAGACATCTGCTGAAGTCTCTGGGCAATGGCGTAGCCATGGATAGGGCCGAGCGCTACCACCCTCATGATGAGGAGATCGAGCGTGCCCTGAGGGAGATCGAACCGGTCTTCATTTTTCATACTATTAGCTTCTACCTATACGTCCAAAACCTGTAGAAGGTCAAGGTATGGATTTTGAATTCCGGCCGGGAGATGTGTTGATGGACTCTGCCAGAAGATCGCAGGTCTAAGAACATCTTTCTCAGCACCCATGGCGTTTTTGTTGAAGATTGGCTCCCATTCCACGAGACACTTTTCCG harbors:
- a CDS encoding PadR family transcriptional regulator, encoding MKNEDRFDLPQGTLDLLIMRVVALGPIHGYAIAQRLQQMSREALQVQQGSLYPALHRLEYKKLLSSNWQPSETGREAKFYELTARGRAHLKAETENWKRLTGVVGLILKETLEGAS